A section of the Polyodon spathula isolate WHYD16114869_AA chromosome 29, ASM1765450v1, whole genome shotgun sequence genome encodes:
- the LOC121302079 gene encoding LETM1 domain-containing protein LETM2, mitochondrial-like isoform X1: MVAFGSNVLLSVTRSRGSYLLTQTHHCPYFPSTAALHYHHEHSNRTSSVTKRNLNSPYVTSALPRLRISYLSSRALHRSCCWLQEAKPASESSTVKENPAPAPAPEKAVVKKSLRQKVVDEVKHYYNGFRLLGIDTKVAVRMGWRLLHGQQLTRRERRRLLRTCADLFRLVPFTVFIIVPFMEFLLPVFLKLFPEMLPSTFETQSKKEEKQKVQLAAKVELAKFLQETIAEMARRNKAQTAETQKFSTYVQKVRHSGEQPATKDIVSFSKLFEDELTLEHLERPQLVVLCKLLELQPIGTNNLLRFQLLLKLRNIKSDDEVIAQEGVNSMSVPELQTACRIRGMRSLGVTEDQLRQQLKQWLELHLKENVPPSLLLLSRAMYLTDVLPAPAVIPTLPKLELAKTLEAPGKDKTKAPEILVDPAPLIKGIKGEELLEKPIEKTSKEPLNPEVITLAKAVEESQKSTKKVGANGV; this comes from the exons ATGGTGGCTTTTGGTTCCAATGTGCTCTTGTCTGTGACAAGATCCAG GGGATCATACCTCCTCACCCAGACACACCATTGCCCATATTTCCCTTCCACGGCAGCACTCCACTACCACCATGAACACTCAAACAGGACTTCTTCTGTAACTAAAAGGAATCTCAACTCTCCATACGTTACTAGCGCTCTGCCTCGCTTACGGATCAGTTACTTATCCTCTCGCGCGCTGCACAGGTCATGCTGCTGGCTTCAAGAAGCGAAACCGGCTAGTGAGAGCAGTACTGTAAAGGAGAACCCAGCTCCTGCCCCAGCACCCGAGAAAGCTGTGGTGAAAAAGTCATTGAGACAGAAAGTAGTGGACGAAGTGAAACATTATTATAATGGATTTCGGCTGCTGGGGATTGATACCAAGGTCGCTGTGAGGATGGGCTGGAGGTTACTGCATGGGCAGCAGCTCACCAGAAGGGAGAGGAGAAGG CTGCTGAGGACCTGTGCAGATCTTTTTCGTCTTGTCCCGTTCACTGTCTTCATCATCGTCCCTTTTATGGAGTTCCTGCTGCCTGTGTTTCTCAAGCTTTTCCCAGAGATGCTGCCTTCGACCTTTGAGACACAATCAAAGAAG GAAGAGAAACAGAAGGTACAGCTGGCAGCCAAAGTGGAACTGGCCAAGTTTCTCCAAGAAACCATTGCAGAGATGGCCAGGAGGAACAAAGCCCAAACGGCTGAAACGCAAAAGTTTTCAACTTACGTACAGAAG GTTCGACACTCTGGGGAACAGCCTGCCACCAAGGACATTGTGAGTTTCTCCAAGCTCTTTGAGGACGAGCTGACCTTGGAGCACCTAGAGCGCCCCCAGCTGGTTGTGCTGTGTAAACTGCTGGAGCTGCAGCCCATCGGTACGAACAACCTGCTGAGATTCCAGCTCCTCTTGAAGCTGCGCAATATCAAATCCGACGACGAG GTGATCGCTCAGGAAGGTGTGAACTCTATGAGTGTACCAGAGCTCCAGACAGCCTGCAGGATCCGTGGGATGAGATCACTGGGCGTGACGGAAGACCAGCTCCGTCAACAGCTCAAACAG TGGCTGGAGCTCCATCTGAAGGAGAATGTGCCTCCCTCTCTTCTGCTGCTCTCTCGTGCCATGTATCTGACAGATGTCTTGCCAGCCCCTGCTGTCATCCCGACACTGCCAAAACTGGAA CTTGCTAAAACTCTGGAAGCACCAggcaaagacaaaacaaaggCACCTGAAATCCTGGTTGACCCAGCCCCACTAATTAAGGGTATCAAG GGAGAGGAACTGTTGGAAAAACCCATTGAGAAGACGTCAAAAGAGCCTTTAAACCCTGAAGTTATAACTCTT GCCAAAGCTGTGGAAGAATcacaaaaaagcacaaagaaagtcGGTGCTAATGGAGTTTGA
- the LOC121302079 gene encoding LETM1 domain-containing protein LETM2, mitochondrial-like isoform X2: MVAFGSNVLLSVTRSRGSYLLTQTHHCPYFPSTAALHYHHEHSNRTSSVTKRNLNSPYVTSALPRLRISYLSSRALHRSCCWLQEAKPASESSTVKENPAPAPAPEKAVVKKSLRQKVVDEVKHYYNGFRLLGIDTKVAVRMGWRLLHGQQLTRRERRRLLRTCADLFRLVPFTVFIIVPFMEFLLPVFLKLFPEMLPSTFETQSKKEEKQKVQLAAKVELAKFLQETIAEMARRNKAQTAETQKFSTYVQKVRHSGEQPATKDIVSFSKLFEDELTLEHLERPQLVVLCKLLELQPIGTNNLLRFQLLLKLRNIKSDDEVIAQEGVNSMSVPELQTACRIRGMRSLGVTEDQLRQQLKQWLELHLKENVPPSLLLLSRAMYLTDVLPAPAVIPTLPKLEGEELLEKPIEKTSKEPLNPEVITLAKAVEESQKSTKKVGANGV; this comes from the exons ATGGTGGCTTTTGGTTCCAATGTGCTCTTGTCTGTGACAAGATCCAG GGGATCATACCTCCTCACCCAGACACACCATTGCCCATATTTCCCTTCCACGGCAGCACTCCACTACCACCATGAACACTCAAACAGGACTTCTTCTGTAACTAAAAGGAATCTCAACTCTCCATACGTTACTAGCGCTCTGCCTCGCTTACGGATCAGTTACTTATCCTCTCGCGCGCTGCACAGGTCATGCTGCTGGCTTCAAGAAGCGAAACCGGCTAGTGAGAGCAGTACTGTAAAGGAGAACCCAGCTCCTGCCCCAGCACCCGAGAAAGCTGTGGTGAAAAAGTCATTGAGACAGAAAGTAGTGGACGAAGTGAAACATTATTATAATGGATTTCGGCTGCTGGGGATTGATACCAAGGTCGCTGTGAGGATGGGCTGGAGGTTACTGCATGGGCAGCAGCTCACCAGAAGGGAGAGGAGAAGG CTGCTGAGGACCTGTGCAGATCTTTTTCGTCTTGTCCCGTTCACTGTCTTCATCATCGTCCCTTTTATGGAGTTCCTGCTGCCTGTGTTTCTCAAGCTTTTCCCAGAGATGCTGCCTTCGACCTTTGAGACACAATCAAAGAAG GAAGAGAAACAGAAGGTACAGCTGGCAGCCAAAGTGGAACTGGCCAAGTTTCTCCAAGAAACCATTGCAGAGATGGCCAGGAGGAACAAAGCCCAAACGGCTGAAACGCAAAAGTTTTCAACTTACGTACAGAAG GTTCGACACTCTGGGGAACAGCCTGCCACCAAGGACATTGTGAGTTTCTCCAAGCTCTTTGAGGACGAGCTGACCTTGGAGCACCTAGAGCGCCCCCAGCTGGTTGTGCTGTGTAAACTGCTGGAGCTGCAGCCCATCGGTACGAACAACCTGCTGAGATTCCAGCTCCTCTTGAAGCTGCGCAATATCAAATCCGACGACGAG GTGATCGCTCAGGAAGGTGTGAACTCTATGAGTGTACCAGAGCTCCAGACAGCCTGCAGGATCCGTGGGATGAGATCACTGGGCGTGACGGAAGACCAGCTCCGTCAACAGCTCAAACAG TGGCTGGAGCTCCATCTGAAGGAGAATGTGCCTCCCTCTCTTCTGCTGCTCTCTCGTGCCATGTATCTGACAGATGTCTTGCCAGCCCCTGCTGTCATCCCGACACTGCCAAAACTGGAA GGAGAGGAACTGTTGGAAAAACCCATTGAGAAGACGTCAAAAGAGCCTTTAAACCCTGAAGTTATAACTCTT GCCAAAGCTGTGGAAGAATcacaaaaaagcacaaagaaagtcGGTGCTAATGGAGTTTGA